A region of Subtercola boreus DNA encodes the following proteins:
- a CDS encoding MraY family glycosyltransferase: MRFYLLIGAVSAVVTFGLAILVYRLSTKYRLYPKIRERDVHTRPTPRLGGVAMFAGVVIAVGIASQISWFHLVFMNPGPILAILGAALIVVLIGVADDIWDLDWVVKLAGQIIAALLLAWQGVQIVSLPIGGLTIGSSGASLFITVLAIVLVMNAINFIDGLDGLVAGVAIIANGTFFLYSYLLTKFTSPTDYFNMASLITAVLIGACIGFLPLNWHPARLFMGDAGSMLVGLLMATSAIAVTGQIDPGTLGRSQLLPAFMPILLPFAILILPLLDFGLAIIRRLRAGKSPFSADRKHLHHRLLDMGHSQLHAVFIFYGWTAVASVGCLLFFVLQPYWLAFVFLGVGMLVCTVLTLAPLTRRKAVEATVQLAPAASLISTEGAVLDPLDQAGDQQKV, translated from the coding sequence GTGCGTTTCTATCTCCTCATCGGCGCCGTCTCCGCAGTCGTCACCTTCGGGTTGGCGATCCTGGTCTACCGGCTGAGCACCAAGTACCGGCTCTACCCGAAGATCCGCGAACGTGACGTGCACACGCGGCCGACGCCCCGCCTCGGTGGGGTCGCGATGTTCGCCGGTGTGGTCATCGCGGTCGGCATCGCCTCGCAGATCAGCTGGTTCCACCTCGTCTTCATGAACCCGGGGCCGATCCTGGCCATCCTGGGGGCCGCCCTCATCGTGGTGCTGATCGGCGTCGCCGACGACATCTGGGATCTCGACTGGGTCGTCAAACTGGCCGGCCAGATCATCGCGGCGCTCCTGCTGGCCTGGCAGGGGGTGCAGATCGTGTCGCTGCCGATCGGTGGCCTGACGATCGGCTCCAGCGGCGCGTCGCTCTTCATCACCGTGCTCGCCATCGTGCTCGTGATGAACGCGATCAACTTCATCGACGGGCTCGACGGGCTCGTCGCCGGGGTCGCGATCATCGCGAACGGCACCTTCTTCCTCTACAGCTACCTCCTCACGAAGTTCACCTCACCGACCGACTACTTCAACATGGCGTCGCTCATCACGGCGGTGCTGATCGGGGCCTGCATCGGGTTCCTGCCACTCAACTGGCACCCCGCCCGGCTCTTCATGGGCGATGCCGGGTCGATGCTGGTGGGGCTCCTGATGGCAACCAGCGCGATCGCCGTCACCGGCCAGATCGACCCCGGCACCCTCGGCCGGTCGCAGCTGCTCCCGGCGTTCATGCCGATCCTGCTGCCGTTCGCGATCCTCATCCTGCCGTTGCTCGACTTCGGGCTGGCGATCATCCGGCGGTTGCGGGCAGGCAAGAGTCCCTTCAGTGCAGACCGCAAGCATCTCCACCACCGGCTGCTCGACATGGGGCACTCCCAATTGCATGCGGTCTTCATCTTCTACGGCTGGACGGCTGTGGCCAGCGTCGGCTGCCTGCTGTTCTTCGTGCTGCAGCCGTACTGGCTCGCCTTCGTCTTCCTGGGGGTCGGGATGCTCGTCTGCACCGTTCTCACCCTTGCCCCGCTGACGCGCCGCAAGGCCGTCGAGGCGACCGTGCAGCTCGCGCCGGCAGCCAGCCTCATCTCCACAGAAGGAGCCGTGCTCGATCCTCTGGATCAGGCCGGCGACCAACAGAAAGTCTGA
- a CDS encoding HAD-IA family hydrolase → MDLYLFDFDQTLYGYDFSKRLPALARLTGSTQYRIAKTWWAGGHEAKADGGGYDTVESYLSAWREVVGVDLTLEQYQVSRAAALTRSVTAVDALRHAARIGDTSLLSNNNILFRRSLPVLAPDVVEVLGDDRLLVSGELGVMKPHPQIFERALSRYGARASDTLFLDDNARNVEAARASGISAFRVPSVDHVPDGVAMREAIDAFANR, encoded by the coding sequence GTGGATCTCTACCTCTTCGACTTCGACCAGACCCTCTACGGTTACGACTTCTCGAAGAGGCTCCCCGCCCTCGCCCGGCTCACCGGCTCGACGCAGTACCGCATCGCGAAGACCTGGTGGGCGGGCGGCCATGAAGCGAAGGCGGACGGCGGCGGCTACGACACGGTCGAGAGCTACCTCTCGGCGTGGCGGGAGGTGGTCGGCGTCGACCTGACACTCGAGCAGTACCAGGTGTCGCGGGCGGCGGCGTTGACGCGGAGCGTCACGGCGGTGGATGCGCTCCGGCACGCCGCCCGGATCGGGGACACCTCGCTGCTGTCGAACAACAACATCCTCTTCCGCAGGTCGTTGCCCGTGCTGGCACCCGACGTGGTCGAGGTGCTCGGTGACGACAGGCTCCTCGTCTCCGGCGAGCTCGGGGTGATGAAGCCCCATCCGCAGATCTTCGAGCGGGCGCTATCACGGTACGGCGCCCGGGCGTCGGACACGCTGTTCCTCGACGACAACGCCCGGAACGTCGAGGCGGCGCGCGCCTCCGGGATCAGCGCGTTCCGGGTGCCCTCTGTCGACCACGTGCCCGATGGCGTGGCGATGCGCGAGGCGATCGACGCCTTCGCGAACCGGTAG
- the prfA gene encoding peptide chain release factor 1: MFESVETLLIEHDELQEQLADPALHSDPARSKKVNRRYAELSRIIAAWREWQQLTDDVAAATEMAADDESFAAELPGMTEELEGATEKLRRLLIPRDPNDGRDVIMEIKMGEGGAESALFAADLLRMYLHYAESKKWKTEIIEQTSSDLGGIKDVQLGIKGKSTDPAEGVWAHLKYEGGVHRVQRVPATESQGRIHTSAAGVLVYPEVDEPEEVEISPNDLKIDVYRSSGPGGQSVNTTDSAVRITHLPTGIVVAMQNEKSQLQNREAGMRVLRARVLAKQQEEIDEAASAVRKSQIRTMDRSERIRTYNFPENRIADHRTGYKAYNLDAVMNGALEPVVESCITADEEARLAELGATAE; this comes from the coding sequence TTGTTCGAATCGGTAGAGACTCTGCTGATCGAGCACGACGAGCTGCAGGAACAGCTTGCCGATCCGGCGCTCCACTCGGATCCTGCTCGATCCAAGAAGGTCAACCGGCGCTACGCCGAGCTCAGCCGCATCATCGCGGCCTGGCGCGAGTGGCAGCAGTTGACCGATGATGTCGCCGCGGCGACCGAGATGGCTGCCGACGACGAATCTTTCGCCGCCGAGCTCCCCGGAATGACCGAGGAGCTCGAAGGCGCGACCGAGAAGCTCCGTCGTCTGTTGATCCCGCGGGACCCCAACGACGGCCGTGACGTCATCATGGAGATCAAGATGGGGGAGGGCGGCGCCGAGAGCGCGCTGTTCGCCGCCGACCTGCTCCGGATGTACCTGCACTATGCCGAGTCGAAGAAGTGGAAGACCGAGATCATCGAGCAGACCTCGAGCGACCTCGGCGGCATCAAGGATGTGCAGCTCGGTATCAAGGGCAAGTCGACCGACCCCGCTGAGGGCGTCTGGGCGCACCTGAAGTACGAGGGCGGAGTTCACCGCGTGCAGCGTGTCCCGGCCACCGAGTCGCAGGGGCGCATCCACACGTCCGCCGCGGGCGTGCTCGTCTACCCCGAGGTCGACGAGCCCGAAGAGGTCGAGATCAGCCCGAACGACCTCAAGATCGACGTCTACCGTTCGAGTGGCCCCGGTGGCCAGTCCGTCAACACGACCGACTCCGCCGTGCGGATCACGCACCTCCCGACCGGCATCGTCGTGGCGATGCAGAACGAGAAGAGCCAGCTGCAGAACCGTGAGGCCGGCATGCGCGTTCTGCGCGCCCGCGTTCTCGCGAAGCAGCAGGAGGAGATCGACGAGGCGGCGAGTGCTGTGCGCAAGAGCCAGATCCGCACGATGGACCGCTCCGAGCGCATCAGGACCTACAACTTCCCCGAGAACCGCATCGCCGATCACCGCACGGGCTATAAGGCCTACAACCTCGACGCCGTCATGAACGGCGCGCTCGAACCCGTCGTCGAGTCGTGCATCACGGCTGACGAAGAGGCCCGCCTCGCGGAGCTGGGGGCCACGGCCGAGTGA
- the rho gene encoding transcription termination factor Rho, producing MEIPADLATLRVADLQALAAGLGIPGASKLRKGDLVAAIGAAQAGAAQSGAAESGAAESAPSFADQIAPAAGNAGTGASAPDAHVTAAPAVSEAAPAAEAAPVAETPVADGPQTSPRRRASRRVTSADPTSAPAEPVAAAAAPQTAAAPQTTSGQNASGQAASGRRPAVEHVNAGAEEHAPLVPQSGAEDATADDASAAQASEPRRGRGSRRSSSSRAGSGGETVAAGASDPSTDTSSTGPSSTDSTGTDTRGTDTSGTAADVPATSTAFDPSSVIDSAIDNFVAENAAQGGGESSRSERQVRTPRLTRAQRAAQAARDAANGDAPAIDRSRTDSILPNLPIVGGSDEDDRDSDEGDRDQGDRDGDRSQNEPRQGRGRNRRDRNQQGGQNGDAGNQGDRSQNSQNAQSGQNAQGGQNAQNGDRQNDRSSADRTNSDRLNNNQRNANGSQRSPRNDRSDRNDQGRNDRNDQDTYDEQQLDELNGNVGGDRQNPNDRNDRSARNRYRDRKRRGQNGSDDLEPEISEDDVLIPVAGILDILDNYAFVRTSGYLPGNSDVYVSLGQVKKYNLRKGDAVVGSIRQPRDGDNNGRQKYNAIVKVESINGLPVDEAANRVEFSKLTPLYPQERLRLETEPGKLTQRIIDLVAPIGKGQRGLIVAPPKAGKTIVMQQIANAISTNNPEVHLMVVLVDERPEEVTDMQRTVKGEVIASTFDRPAEDHTTVAELAIERAKRLVELGHDVVVLLDSITRLGRAYNLATPPSGRILSGGVDAAALYPPKKFFGAARNIENGGSLTIIASALVETGSKMDEVIFEEFKGTGNMELRLSRQLADKRIFPAVDVNASGTRREELLMGVDETKITWKLRRALAGLDQQQALEIVLGRLKDTTSNVEFLMQVQKSMPQTTPAEGRTGNGHTNGHTNGHTTGHNGSHGE from the coding sequence GTGGAAATCCCCGCAGACCTGGCCACCCTCCGCGTCGCAGACCTCCAGGCCCTCGCGGCCGGCCTCGGCATCCCCGGCGCATCGAAGCTCCGGAAGGGCGACCTCGTGGCCGCCATCGGTGCCGCCCAGGCCGGTGCTGCCCAGTCGGGTGCTGCCGAGTCCGGTGCCGCCGAGTCGGCCCCGAGCTTCGCCGACCAGATCGCCCCCGCTGCAGGCAACGCGGGCACCGGAGCCTCTGCTCCGGATGCGCACGTCACCGCGGCACCGGCCGTCTCCGAAGCGGCGCCCGCCGCCGAGGCTGCGCCGGTCGCTGAAACTCCGGTCGCTGACGGCCCGCAGACCAGCCCCCGCCGCCGTGCGTCGCGCCGCGTCACCTCGGCCGACCCGACCTCGGCTCCCGCCGAGCCGGTGGCCGCCGCTGCTGCGCCCCAGACCGCTGCCGCACCCCAGACCACATCAGGCCAGAACGCATCGGGCCAGGCCGCATCGGGTCGCCGCCCGGCGGTCGAGCACGTCAACGCCGGCGCCGAGGAGCACGCGCCCCTCGTTCCGCAGTCCGGAGCAGAAGACGCCACCGCAGACGACGCCAGCGCAGCGCAGGCTTCGGAGCCCCGCCGGGGCCGTGGCAGCCGCCGCAGTTCCAGCAGCCGCGCCGGTTCCGGAGGCGAGACCGTCGCTGCCGGGGCATCCGACCCCAGCACCGACACGAGCAGCACCGGCCCGAGCAGTACCGACTCGACCGGCACCGACACACGTGGTACCGACACGAGCGGCACCGCTGCCGATGTCCCCGCGACATCCACCGCCTTCGACCCCTCCTCGGTCATCGACTCGGCGATCGACAACTTCGTCGCCGAGAACGCGGCCCAGGGTGGCGGAGAGTCCTCCCGCTCCGAGCGCCAGGTTCGCACCCCGCGTCTGACCCGCGCCCAGCGTGCAGCCCAGGCCGCCCGCGACGCCGCGAACGGTGACGCTCCGGCGATCGACCGTTCACGCACCGACTCGATCCTGCCGAACCTGCCGATCGTGGGTGGCTCCGACGAGGACGACCGCGACTCCGACGAGGGCGACCGCGACCAGGGCGACCGCGACGGTGACCGCTCGCAGAACGAGCCCCGCCAGGGCCGTGGCCGCAACCGCCGCGACCGCAACCAGCAGGGCGGCCAGAACGGCGACGCCGGCAACCAGGGCGACCGTTCGCAGAACAGCCAGAACGCCCAGAGCGGCCAGAACGCCCAGGGCGGCCAGAACGCGCAGAACGGCGACCGCCAGAACGACCGCAGCAGTGCCGACCGCACCAACAGCGACCGCCTCAATAACAACCAGAGGAACGCCAACGGTTCCCAGCGGAGCCCGCGCAACGACCGGAGCGACCGGAACGACCAGGGCCGGAACGACCGCAACGACCAGGACACCTACGACGAGCAGCAGCTCGACGAGCTGAACGGCAACGTCGGCGGCGACCGCCAGAACCCGAACGACCGCAACGACCGGAGCGCGCGCAACCGCTACCGCGACCGCAAGCGTCGCGGCCAGAACGGCAGCGACGACCTCGAGCCCGAGATCAGCGAAGACGACGTGCTCATCCCGGTGGCGGGCATCCTCGACATCCTCGACAACTACGCCTTCGTGCGCACGAGCGGTTACCTGCCGGGCAACAGCGACGTGTACGTCTCGCTCGGCCAGGTCAAGAAGTACAACCTGCGGAAGGGTGACGCGGTCGTCGGTTCGATCCGCCAGCCGCGGGACGGCGACAACAACGGTCGCCAGAAGTACAACGCCATCGTCAAGGTCGAGTCGATCAACGGCCTGCCCGTCGACGAGGCCGCGAACCGCGTCGAGTTCTCGAAGCTCACCCCGCTCTACCCGCAGGAGCGCCTGCGCCTCGAGACCGAGCCCGGCAAGCTGACGCAGCGCATCATCGACCTCGTCGCCCCGATCGGCAAGGGCCAGCGGGGCCTGATCGTCGCCCCTCCGAAGGCCGGCAAGACCATCGTCATGCAGCAGATCGCCAATGCGATCTCGACCAACAACCCCGAGGTCCACCTCATGGTGGTGCTGGTCGACGAGCGTCCCGAAGAGGTCACCGACATGCAGCGCACGGTGAAGGGCGAGGTCATCGCTTCCACCTTCGACCGCCCGGCCGAAGACCACACCACGGTCGCTGAGCTCGCCATCGAGCGGGCCAAGCGCCTCGTGGAGCTCGGCCACGATGTCGTCGTGCTGCTCGACTCGATCACCCGCCTCGGCCGCGCCTACAACCTGGCCACGCCGCCCAGTGGGCGCATCCTCTCCGGCGGAGTGGATGCCGCGGCCCTGTACCCGCCGAAGAAGTTCTTCGGTGCGGCCCGCAACATCGAGAACGGTGGCTCGCTCACCATCATCGCTTCGGCGCTCGTCGAGACCGGCTCGAAGATGGACGAAGTGATCTTCGAGGAGTTCAAGGGCACCGGCAACATGGAGCTCCGCCTGTCGCGCCAGCTGGCCGACAAGCGCATCTTCCCCGCCGTCGACGTGAACGCCTCGGGCACCCGCCGCGAAGAACTGCTGATGGGCGTCGACGAGACGAAGATCACCTGGAAGCTGCGTCGAGCCCTCGCCGGTCTCGACCAGCAGCAGGCGCTCGAGATCGTGCTGGGCCGGCTGAAGGACACGACGTCGAACGTCGAGTTCCTCATGCAGGTGCAGAAGTCGATGCCGCAGACCACTCCGGCCGAGGGTCGCACCGGCAACGGGCACACCAACGGCCACACCAACGGCCACACCACCGGCCACAACGGCTCGCACGGAGAGTAG
- the thrC gene encoding threonine synthase: MSPNSPRIPSRQWRGVLHEYADRLNITEATPIITLGEGGTPLIPAPALSARTGAKVWVKFEGMNPTGSFKDRGMTMAISKAVEHGAKAVICASTGNTSASAAAYATHAGIKAAVLVPEGKIAMGKLSQAIAHDAELLQVQGNFDDCLDIARELAANYPVHLVNSVNPDRIEGQKTAAFEVVEVLQDAPDIHIVPVGNAGNYTAYFRGYSEELERGATTKLPRMFGFQAAGSAPIVVGHVVKNPETIASAIRIGNPASWAFAIEAREKSDGYFGAISDKLILEAHRILSAEVGIFVEPASAISVAGLLERADAGAIPAGATVVLTVTGHGLKDPQWALRTADGSDITPTVVPVDVPEIAGVLGLSKATA, from the coding sequence GTGTCCCCGAACAGTCCCCGCATCCCGTCCCGGCAGTGGAGAGGCGTGCTGCACGAGTACGCCGACCGGCTGAACATCACCGAGGCGACGCCGATCATCACGCTCGGTGAGGGTGGCACTCCGCTCATCCCCGCTCCCGCGCTGTCTGCTCGCACGGGAGCCAAGGTCTGGGTCAAGTTCGAGGGCATGAACCCGACCGGTTCCTTCAAAGACCGAGGCATGACGATGGCGATCTCGAAGGCCGTCGAGCACGGCGCGAAGGCCGTCATCTGCGCGTCGACCGGCAACACCTCCGCTTCGGCGGCCGCATACGCGACGCACGCCGGCATCAAGGCGGCCGTGCTCGTCCCCGAGGGCAAGATCGCGATGGGCAAGCTCAGCCAGGCGATCGCGCACGACGCCGAGCTCCTGCAGGTGCAGGGCAACTTCGACGACTGCCTCGACATCGCCCGCGAGCTCGCCGCGAACTACCCGGTGCACCTCGTCAACTCGGTGAACCCCGATCGCATCGAGGGCCAGAAGACGGCCGCGTTCGAGGTCGTCGAGGTGCTGCAGGATGCGCCCGACATCCACATCGTGCCGGTCGGCAATGCGGGTAACTACACGGCCTACTTCCGCGGCTACAGCGAAGAGCTCGAGCGTGGTGCCACGACGAAGCTGCCGCGTATGTTCGGGTTCCAGGCCGCCGGCAGTGCGCCGATCGTGGTCGGCCACGTCGTGAAGAACCCCGAGACCATTGCCAGCGCCATCCGCATCGGCAACCCCGCCTCGTGGGCGTTCGCCATCGAGGCGCGGGAGAAGAGCGACGGCTACTTCGGAGCGATCAGCGACAAGCTGATCCTCGAAGCGCACCGCATCCTGTCGGCCGAGGTCGGCATCTTCGTCGAGCCTGCGTCGGCGATCAGCGTGGCCGGTCTCCTCGAGCGTGCCGACGCCGGGGCGATCCCGGCCGGTGCGACCGTTGTGCTCACCGTCACGGGCCACGGGCTCAAAGACCCCCAGTGGGCGCTCCGCACGGCCGACGGCAGCGACATCACGCCGACCGTCGTGCCGGTCGACGTTCCCGAGATCGCGGGAGTCCTCGGTCTCAGCAAGGCGACCGCATGA
- the prmC gene encoding peptide chain release factor N(5)-glutamine methyltransferase, which yields MSVIQIDRPITVRVLFEHAVEVLTRAGVPDPEVDAQLLLGHVLGATRGQVQALTYTDSPVAVDDAVAISETVERRATREPLQHITGTAGFRLLELAVGPGVFVPRPETEFVAGLAIDSLRVVADESPIAVDLGTGSGAIALSLATEVPHSRVWAVENSTAAFVWARQNFRSVDARNATLVFIDLADALSELDGQVSVVVSNPPYIPEGAIPRDPEVRLFDPEHALYGGVDGLDVVRSVSQRALRLLRPGGTLVLEHGELQGADIRSLLQADGWSATATHRDLTGRDRATTALRA from the coding sequence ATGAGCGTCATTCAGATCGACAGGCCCATCACGGTGCGCGTGCTGTTCGAGCACGCCGTCGAGGTACTGACCCGCGCCGGTGTTCCCGACCCCGAGGTGGATGCCCAACTGCTGCTCGGGCACGTTCTCGGCGCCACGCGTGGCCAGGTGCAGGCCCTCACCTACACCGACTCGCCGGTCGCCGTCGACGACGCCGTGGCCATCTCGGAGACCGTCGAACGCCGCGCCACACGCGAACCCCTCCAGCACATCACCGGCACGGCCGGCTTCCGGCTGCTCGAGCTCGCCGTCGGGCCCGGGGTCTTCGTGCCCCGTCCCGAAACCGAGTTCGTGGCGGGCCTCGCCATCGACAGCCTGCGCGTCGTCGCGGACGAGTCGCCGATCGCGGTCGACCTCGGTACGGGCAGCGGCGCGATCGCGCTGTCGCTCGCGACCGAGGTGCCGCACAGCAGGGTCTGGGCGGTCGAGAACTCCACGGCAGCCTTCGTCTGGGCGCGCCAGAACTTCCGTTCTGTGGATGCCCGGAACGCCACGCTCGTCTTCATCGACCTGGCCGATGCCCTCTCCGAACTCGACGGCCAGGTCTCTGTGGTCGTGTCGAACCCGCCCTACATTCCCGAGGGCGCCATCCCGCGCGACCCCGAGGTGCGGCTGTTCGATCCCGAGCACGCGCTCTACGGGGGAGTGGACGGCCTCGACGTGGTGCGGAGCGTCTCGCAGAGAGCACTTCGGCTCCTGCGACCGGGCGGCACGCTCGTACTCGAACACGGCGAGCTGCAGGGGGCGGACATCCGGAGCCTGCTGCAGGCCGACGGCTGGTCAGCGACGGCCACCCACCGCGACCTGACCGGCCGGGACCGCGCCACCACGGCGCTCCGCGCGTAG
- a CDS encoding homoserine dehydrogenase: MIEYRNLKIALLGAGSVGSRVAQLLLEHGDELASRVGAGLELVGIAVRDVDAERDVSLPKELFTTDAESLILSADIVIELMGGIEPARSYILEALNSGADVVTGNKALLALHGTELFEAAEQVGAQLYYEAAAGGAIPIIRPLRDSLAGDRVKRILGIVNGTTNFILDRMDVDGDTLERALATATALGYAEADPTADIEGFDAAQKAAILARLAFHSAVPVEAVHREGITSVTAAQVERARRAGYVVKLLAICERVVDPVTGEEGISARVHPALVSRLHPLAAVHGAKNAVFVEAEAAGDLMFYGAGAGGLETASAVLGDLVSAARRHVAGGPGVGESFTAYLPVVDIGKVQTRYQITLEVIDQAGVLATIAGIFSDHDVSVETLEQSAAPVLPAAGPVASPTSDPQTATLVIVTHRASEEALAATAASLGGNTAVASVTSVMRVEGA, from the coding sequence ATGATCGAATACCGCAACCTCAAGATCGCCCTCCTCGGGGCGGGCAGCGTCGGCTCCCGGGTCGCCCAGCTGCTGCTCGAGCACGGCGACGAGCTCGCCTCGCGGGTCGGCGCGGGCCTTGAGCTGGTCGGCATCGCGGTGCGGGATGTGGATGCCGAGCGGGACGTCAGCCTGCCGAAGGAGCTGTTCACCACCGACGCCGAGTCGCTCATCCTCTCCGCCGACATCGTGATCGAGCTGATGGGCGGCATCGAGCCGGCGCGCAGCTACATCCTCGAGGCGCTGAACTCGGGTGCCGACGTCGTGACGGGCAACAAGGCCCTGCTCGCATTGCACGGCACCGAACTCTTCGAGGCGGCCGAGCAGGTCGGCGCACAGCTCTACTACGAGGCGGCCGCCGGGGGAGCGATCCCGATCATCCGCCCGCTCCGCGACAGCCTGGCCGGTGACCGGGTCAAGCGCATCCTCGGCATCGTGAACGGTACGACGAACTTCATTCTCGACCGGATGGATGTCGACGGCGACACCCTCGAACGGGCCCTCGCCACCGCGACCGCCCTGGGCTACGCCGAAGCCGACCCCACTGCGGACATCGAGGGCTTCGACGCGGCGCAGAAGGCGGCCATCCTCGCCCGCCTCGCCTTCCATTCCGCCGTGCCGGTCGAGGCCGTGCACCGCGAGGGCATCACCTCGGTGACCGCCGCCCAGGTCGAGCGCGCGCGCCGGGCCGGCTACGTCGTCAAGCTGCTCGCGATCTGCGAACGGGTGGTGGATCCGGTCACCGGCGAGGAGGGCATCTCGGCCCGGGTGCACCCGGCACTGGTCTCGAGGCTCCACCCGCTCGCGGCGGTGCACGGTGCCAAGAACGCCGTCTTCGTCGAGGCTGAGGCGGCCGGGGACCTGATGTTCTACGGTGCGGGGGCGGGTGGGCTCGAGACGGCATCCGCGGTTCTCGGCGACCTCGTGTCGGCAGCCCGGCGGCATGTCGCGGGCGGGCCGGGTGTGGGCGAGTCGTTCACCGCCTACCTGCCGGTCGTCGACATCGGCAAGGTGCAGACGCGATACCAGATCACCCTCGAGGTCATCGACCAGGCCGGTGTGCTCGCCACCATCGCCGGCATCTTCAGCGACCACGACGTCTCGGTCGAGACGCTCGAACAGTCGGCCGCACCGGTGCTTCCCGCGGCTGGCCCCGTCGCCTCGCCGACCAGCGATCCCCAGACCGCTACCCTAGTCATTGTCACGCACAGGGCGAGCGAGGAGGCCCTCGCGGCCACCGCCGCCTCCCTCGGCGGCAACACCGCCGTCGCGAGCGTCACGTCCGTCATGAGAGTTGAAGGAGCCTAG
- the thrB gene encoding homoserine kinase — protein MSEPGVVQPAGSTSGTIPTGTSVSVRVPATSANLGPGFDTLGLSLSLYDELTVTVRDEPGATVDVRGVGAGEVPTDASNLVVRSIAHTFAAYGQPLPGLDLIARNSIPHGRGLGSSGAAIVSGIMAAKGLLAGIVEIDALGLLARATELEGHPDNVAPALFGGLTIAWVTPEGPQFKKLIVHRGVSPLVLVPQATMSTALARSLQPATVPHEDAIFNVSRSTLLIAALIQSPELLFAATEDKLHQSYRAAAMPETDRLIRLLRAEGFPAVVSGAGPSILVLCSDPGQRLAAVDLVAKASTTPWDSRVLAVDFKGATVIAHPVEAD, from the coding sequence ATGAGCGAGCCGGGCGTGGTGCAGCCCGCGGGCAGCACCTCCGGTACGATCCCGACCGGCACCAGCGTGTCGGTGCGGGTCCCGGCGACCTCGGCGAACCTCGGCCCGGGCTTCGACACCCTCGGACTCTCCCTCTCGCTCTACGACGAGCTCACGGTCACCGTGCGAGACGAGCCCGGTGCGACGGTGGATGTCCGGGGTGTCGGTGCCGGCGAGGTACCGACCGACGCGTCCAACCTGGTGGTGCGCTCGATCGCGCACACCTTCGCCGCCTACGGCCAGCCCCTGCCGGGCCTCGACCTCATCGCGCGGAACTCCATCCCCCACGGGCGGGGGCTCGGATCATCCGGTGCCGCCATCGTGAGCGGCATCATGGCCGCGAAGGGGTTGCTCGCCGGCATCGTCGAGATCGACGCGCTCGGCCTCCTCGCCCGCGCGACCGAGCTGGAAGGGCATCCCGACAACGTCGCGCCCGCCCTGTTCGGCGGCCTGACCATCGCCTGGGTCACGCCGGAGGGCCCCCAGTTCAAGAAGCTGATCGTGCACCGCGGTGTGTCGCCCCTCGTGCTCGTGCCGCAGGCGACGATGTCGACCGCGCTCGCGCGGAGCCTCCAGCCGGCGACCGTGCCGCACGAAGACGCGATCTTCAACGTGTCGCGTTCGACGCTGCTGATCGCAGCCCTGATCCAGAGCCCCGAACTGCTGTTCGCAGCGACCGAGGACAAACTGCACCAGAGCTACCGTGCCGCCGCCATGCCCGAGACGGACCGGCTCATCCGGCTGCTCCGCGCCGAAGGGTTCCCGGCCGTCGTGTCGGGTGCCGGGCCCAGCATCCTCGTGCTCTGCAGCGACCCGGGCCAGCGCCTCGCGGCGGTCGACCTGGTGGCGAAAGCATCGACGACACCCTGGGATTCCCGGGTACTGGCCGTGGACTTCAAAGGTGCTACAGTGATAGCGCACCCGGTCGAAGCCGACTAG
- a CDS encoding L-threonylcarbamoyladenylate synthase — translation MAAIYDCTVPSELLAGMRLARAAISRGELVVIPTDTVYGLAADAFDPKAVQRLLDAKGRTRQSPPPVLIADVRTLEALAENLSQAARDLTEAFWPGGLTIVVQARASLMWDLGETHGTVALRQPDDPLALELLAETGPLAVSSANLTGQPAAASAREAFEMLGESVSVYLDSGHPETEALAAAPALPSTIVDATHPDQVQIIREGAIRVSEIRRVVGSALLEPAG, via the coding sequence ATGGCTGCCATCTACGACTGCACGGTTCCGAGTGAACTCCTCGCGGGAATGCGTCTCGCCCGCGCCGCGATCTCGCGCGGAGAACTCGTGGTGATCCCCACCGACACCGTCTACGGGCTCGCGGCTGACGCCTTCGACCCGAAGGCGGTGCAGCGACTGCTCGACGCGAAGGGCCGCACCCGCCAGTCGCCCCCGCCGGTGCTGATCGCCGATGTCCGCACCCTCGAAGCCCTGGCCGAGAACCTGAGCCAGGCCGCCCGGGACCTCACCGAGGCGTTCTGGCCGGGCGGGCTCACCATCGTCGTGCAGGCCCGCGCCTCGCTGATGTGGGACCTCGGTGAGACCCACGGAACGGTCGCCCTCCGGCAGCCGGACGATCCCCTGGCCCTCGAACTGCTCGCCGAGACCGGCCCGCTCGCGGTGTCGAGCGCGAACCTGACCGGGCAACCGGCCGCCGCCAGCGCCCGCGAGGCATTCGAGATGCTCGGGGAGAGCGTCTCCGTGTACCTCGACTCCGGGCATCCTGAGACCGAGGCGCTGGCCGCGGCACCGGCCCTGCCGTCCACCATCGTCGATGCGACGCATCCCGACCAGGTGCAAATCATCCGTGAGGGGGCCATTCGGGTCTCCGAGATCCGGCGCGTCGTCGGTTCGGCTCTGCTCGAGCCGGCTGGCTGA